One window from the genome of Deltaproteobacteria bacterium encodes:
- a CDS encoding CTP synthase, whose protein sequence is MRAEKAVKPKFIFVTGGVVSSLGKGLAAASIGALMEARGLKITMLKLDPYINVDPGTMNPFQHGEVFVTDDGAETDLDLGHYERFVSSPTGKKNNCTTGRIYHSVITKERRGDYLGGTVQVIPHITDEIKRVIYAAAKGYDLAIVEVGGTVGDIESLPFLEAIRQVKSDRGKENVLYVHLTLVPYIKTAGELKTKPTQHSVKELRSIGIQPDVLLCRTDRPLPKEIKGKIALFCNVTEDAVITASDVDLIYELPLVFHQEGLDDKLMELLNIWAGEPRLEDWERVVERWKNPTGEVTIAIVGKYVNLKESYKSLNEALTHGGIAHQVRVHCRYVDSEEVERQGAEAMLKGVDGILVPGGFGSRGVEGKIAAVRYARENRIPYFGICLGMQVAVMEFARNVAGLASATSRELDGESTCPVIDLMPEQRAVEEKGGTMRLGAYPCKVLEKSLARKAYGVGQVSERHRHRYEFNNDYRQALSEKGLRITGVSPDDRLVEIVEIPDHPWFLGCQFHPEFRSRPLVPHPLFRDFIGAAAVRARQGTAP, encoded by the coding sequence ATGCGGGCCGAAAAGGCGGTGAAGCCGAAATTCATCTTCGTGACCGGCGGCGTCGTCTCGTCGCTGGGGAAGGGGCTCGCGGCGGCATCGATCGGCGCCCTGATGGAAGCCCGGGGCCTCAAGATCACGATGCTGAAGCTCGACCCGTACATCAACGTCGACCCGGGCACGATGAATCCCTTCCAGCACGGCGAGGTGTTCGTCACCGACGACGGCGCCGAGACCGACCTCGATCTCGGGCACTACGAGCGGTTCGTCTCCTCCCCCACCGGCAAGAAGAACAACTGCACCACCGGCAGGATCTACCACTCCGTCATCACGAAGGAGCGCCGCGGCGACTACCTCGGCGGCACGGTGCAGGTGATCCCCCACATCACCGACGAGATCAAGCGGGTCATCTACGCGGCGGCCAAGGGGTACGACCTCGCGATCGTCGAGGTGGGCGGCACGGTGGGCGACATCGAGAGCCTCCCGTTCCTCGAGGCGATCCGGCAGGTGAAGAGCGACCGCGGCAAGGAAAACGTCCTGTACGTTCACCTGACGCTCGTCCCCTACATCAAGACGGCCGGGGAGCTGAAGACCAAGCCCACCCAGCACAGCGTGAAGGAGTTGCGCTCCATCGGCATCCAGCCCGACGTCCTGCTCTGCCGGACCGACCGGCCGCTCCCGAAGGAGATCAAGGGAAAGATCGCCCTCTTCTGCAACGTCACCGAGGACGCGGTGATCACGGCGAGCGACGTCGACCTGATCTACGAGCTGCCGCTGGTCTTCCACCAGGAGGGGCTCGACGACAAGCTGATGGAGCTCCTGAACATCTGGGCGGGCGAGCCGCGCCTGGAAGACTGGGAGCGCGTCGTGGAACGGTGGAAGAACCCGACGGGGGAGGTCACCATCGCCATCGTCGGGAAGTACGTCAATCTGAAGGAGTCCTACAAGAGCCTGAACGAGGCGCTCACCCACGGCGGGATCGCGCACCAGGTGCGGGTCCACTGCCGGTACGTCGATTCCGAGGAGGTGGAGCGGCAGGGGGCGGAGGCGATGCTCAAGGGCGTCGACGGAATCCTCGTCCCCGGGGGGTTCGGCTCCCGCGGCGTGGAGGGGAAGATCGCCGCCGTCCGGTACGCCCGGGAAAACCGGATCCCGTACTTCGGGATCTGCCTCGGGATGCAGGTGGCGGTCATGGAGTTCGCCCGGAACGTGGCCGGCCTCGCGTCGGCGACCAGCCGGGAGCTGGACGGCGAGAGCACGTGCCCCGTGATCGACCTGATGCCCGAGCAGCGCGCCGTGGAGGAGAAGGGGGGGACGATGCGCCTGGGCGCCTACCCGTGCAAGGTCCTCGAGAAGTCGCTCGCGCGGAAGGCGTACGGCGTGGGCCAGGTCTCCGAGCGGCACCGGCACCGGTACGAGTTCAACAACGATTACCGCCAGGCGCTCTCCGAGAAGGGGCTGCGGATCACCGGCGTGTCGCCCGACGACCGGCTCGTCGAGATCGTGGAGATTCCCGATCACCCGTGGTTCCTCGGCTGCCAGTTCCATCCCGAGTTCCGTTCGCGCCCCCTGGTTCCGCACCCGCTGTTCCGCGACTTCATCGGCGCGGCGGCGGTCCGGGCCCGCCAGGGGACCGCTCCTTAG
- the kdsB gene encoding 3-deoxy-manno-octulosonate cytidylyltransferase, with protein MSATGTGGRVAVVIPARYGATRLPGKPLAEIDGRPMIWYVWSKASAAKIPSRVVVATDDERIASVVRGFGGEAVLTSPECASGTDRVAEAARGMDEEILINLQGDEPLMHPSVIDAVAAPLLAEPDVLMSTAALPQVDPGEYARASLVKVVVDARGDALYFSRSPIPHYRDAGTGPYRKHLGIYGYRREFLFRVAALRPSPLEEAERLEQLRVLQAGYRIRVVDVAHDSVGVDTPEDLKAVEERICGPKRR; from the coding sequence GTGAGCGCGACAGGGACGGGCGGTCGCGTCGCGGTGGTGATCCCCGCCCGCTACGGCGCGACGCGATTGCCGGGGAAGCCGCTGGCCGAAATCGACGGCCGCCCGATGATATGGTATGTCTGGAGCAAGGCGAGCGCCGCGAAGATCCCGTCGCGCGTCGTGGTCGCCACCGACGACGAGCGGATCGCTTCGGTGGTGCGCGGGTTCGGGGGCGAGGCGGTTCTCACCTCCCCCGAATGCGCCTCCGGGACCGACCGGGTCGCCGAGGCCGCCCGCGGGATGGACGAGGAGATCCTGATCAACCTGCAGGGGGACGAGCCGTTGATGCACCCGTCGGTCATCGACGCGGTGGCCGCGCCCCTGCTCGCCGAGCCGGACGTCCTGATGTCGACGGCGGCGCTCCCCCAGGTCGATCCGGGGGAATACGCGCGCGCCTCCCTGGTCAAGGTGGTGGTCGACGCCAGGGGCGACGCGCTCTACTTCTCCCGGTCCCCGATTCCGCACTACCGGGACGCGGGAACGGGGCCGTACCGGAAGCACCTCGGGATCTACGGATACCGGCGGGAGTTCCTTTTCCGCGTCGCGGCCCTGCGGCCCTCCCCCCTCGAGGAGGCGGAGCGGCTCGAACAGTTGCGCGTCCTGCAGGCGGGGTACCGGATCCGCGTGGTCGACGTCGCGCACGACTCGGTCGGTGTGGACACCCCCGAGGATCTGAAAGCCGTGGAGGAGAGGATATGCGGGCCGAAAAGGCGGTGA
- the argC gene encoding N-acetyl-gamma-glutamyl-phosphate reductase: MKRVAIFGATGYTGFELIRLLLSHPGVNISVLTSEQYSSQPIEQAFPPFKGKLAGVSFGKMERLLSAEFDVAFLALPHTLSSSVAGPLLARGIPVIDLSADFRFRSIPLYESVYGVAHKSPALAAKAVYGLPEIHRARIRKTRLAAVPGCFPTSVILGLYPLLEEGLVDRKGIVADCKTGVSGGGRGPTLGFHYPEVEGGVRPYGLPMHRHNPEMDQELSLAAGETVAITFVPHLMPMVRGILATCYAMAKAKVTAKDVEAAYRKRYGKEPFVRLLPPGLLPSTKDVRGSNFCDIAWRVDEKSRRVVVVSVIDNLVKGAAGAAVQCFNLMSGFPEEEGLRTMPLFP, from the coding sequence CCACCCCGGGGTGAACATCTCCGTCCTCACCTCGGAGCAGTACTCCTCGCAGCCCATCGAGCAGGCGTTCCCTCCGTTCAAGGGGAAGCTTGCCGGCGTCTCCTTCGGGAAGATGGAGCGTCTTCTGTCCGCGGAGTTCGACGTCGCCTTCCTCGCCCTGCCGCACACCTTGTCGTCCTCGGTCGCGGGGCCGCTCCTGGCGAGGGGCATCCCGGTGATCGACCTGTCGGCCGATTTCCGGTTCCGCAGCATCCCGCTGTACGAGTCGGTCTACGGGGTCGCCCACAAGAGCCCGGCCCTCGCCGCGAAGGCGGTCTACGGCCTTCCCGAGATCCACCGGGCGCGGATCCGGAAGACACGCCTTGCCGCCGTCCCGGGCTGCTTCCCCACCTCGGTGATCCTGGGGCTGTACCCGCTCCTCGAGGAAGGGCTCGTCGACCGGAAGGGGATCGTGGCGGATTGCAAGACCGGCGTTTCCGGCGGCGGGCGCGGGCCCACCCTCGGCTTTCACTACCCGGAGGTCGAGGGAGGCGTCCGGCCGTACGGCCTTCCCATGCACCGCCACAACCCGGAGATGGACCAGGAGCTGTCGCTCGCGGCGGGGGAAACGGTGGCGATCACCTTCGTCCCGCACCTGATGCCGATGGTCCGCGGAATCCTCGCCACCTGCTACGCCATGGCGAAGGCGAAGGTGACCGCGAAGGACGTGGAGGCGGCCTACCGGAAACGGTACGGGAAAGAGCCGTTCGTCCGCCTGCTGCCGCCGGGGCTGCTTCCGTCCACGAAGGACGTGCGGGGAAGCAACTTCTGCGACATCGCCTGGCGGGTGGACGAGAAGAGCCGCCGGGTGGTGGTCGTCTCCGTCATCGACAACCTGGTGAAGGGCGCGGCCGGGGCGGCGGTGCAATGCTTCAACCTGATGTCGGGATTCCCCGAGGAGGAGGGGCTCCGGACGATGCCCCTGTTCCCGTGA